ACCTTCccgccacttggacacatacccaaaatcaacaccctgactgcttgctgtaatttgtttgtttgtttttaatgaattaTTAACGAACATATCCGCTAGTGGCCTTGACGCAATCAATTCCAACAAAACATTCGCACTGAGCACAGAGTGCACCCAGTCTgttgattgtgggtatgtgatcaagtggaggagGGCGAGTCTTACCACACGTGACCGCCTGGCGAgatgtgagatggtgagcccaggttgttgattgtgggtatgtgatcaagtggaggagGGCGAGTCTTACCACACGTGACCGCCTGGCGAgatgtgagatggtgagcccaggttgttgattgtgggtatgtgatcaagtggaggagGGCTAGTCTTACCACACGTGACCGCCTGGCGAgatgtgagatggtgagcccaggttgttgattgtgggtatgtgatcaagtggaggagGGCTAGTCTTACCACACGTGACCGCCTGGCGAgatgtgagatggtgagcccaggttgttgattgtgggtatgtgatcaagtggaggagGGCTAGTCTTACCACACGTGACCGCCTGGCGAgatgtgagatggtgagcccaggttgttgattgtgggtatgtgatcaagtggaggagGGCTAGTCTTACCACACGTGACCGCCTGGCGAgatgtgagatggtgagcccagGTTGTTGAGTGtgggtatgtgatcaagtggaggagGGCTAGTCTTACCACACGTGACCGCCTGGCCAgatgtgagatggtgagcccaggttgttgattgtgggtatgtgatcaagtggaggagGGCGAGTCTTACCACACGTGACCGCCTGGCCAGATGTGAGATATTGAGCCCAGGTTgttgattgtgggtatgtgatcaagtggaggagGGCGAGTCTTACCACACGTGACCGCCTGGCCAGATGTGAGATGGCGAGCCCAGGTTgttgattgtgggtatgtgatcaagtggaggagGGCTAGTCTTACCACACGTGACCGCCTGGCCAgatgtgagatggtgagcccaggttgttgattgtgggtatgtgatcaagtggaggagGGCGAGTCTTACCACACGTGACCGCCTGGCGAgatgtgagatggtgagcccaggttgttgattgtgggtatgtgatcaagtggaggagGGCGAGTCTTACCACACGTGACCGCCTGGCGAgatgtgagatggtgagcccaggttgttgattgtgggtatgtgatcaagtggaggaaGGCTAGTATTACCACACGTGACCGCCTGGCGAgatgtgagatggtgagcccaactGTTTTCACCAGAAGGAATGTAACTTTAACGTTAAGCCGAGGAAGATGAGAAGTAGAAAGAGTGTGATTGTGTGCCAGATGACAAGTACCGTGTGGGTTACGAGGATGGAGCCGGCCAGGAGGGAAACTATCTAGAGATCAAGGACATCCAGCTGGACGACGGGGGCAAGTACATCTGCAACATCGACTTGATGAGCATCGGAAAGACCATGGCCTACTTCATTCAGGTTGTTGTCACAGGTGAGTGCTTCACTCTGCATGTGTAGACATGGAGGATCACTTttctcaaccccaccccctcaccCTGCTTTGTATACGGGCCAATGGCCACAAGTACAGTAATCCatccaaaaaatatagatagaGGTGTTGAAATCCGAAAGCGGTAATgaaacaatcaacaacaacaaaagtaaaaGTTAATGAATGTGGCATTTCAAGGAGACAAAACCGGGTAAATGTTCTGATTCTGTGCTTAGTTGGATTGTGAGTACCGTACTTTCGAGACTATAAGGCGCAACTTTTTCCCCTCAACTTTTACCTCTACGCCCTATTGACCGATATCGCCTTGTGTATGGCTAAAGAAGAGTACAGATGTACCTACATTGCTAGTTAAAGAAAGGCAACAGTGAAAAGCATGTTTCTGCTTCTATGAACCAGACAATgtttcctctcagacatcaaaggtTATAGTTACAACTCGgtcagaaggtcagtgtctgtaaactaggACAGGCAGCCGGACTCAGCTGAAAATAGTGTCATTGACATGAGGTCACCAGGCCAAGAGTATCAAAGCTATCATTGACCAAGCTACTCAGTCTTTTGAGTATGTACAGTTTTGATGTGTTAtgtgtcttgtttgttttcagTGCCGCCCAAGATGATCAAACCTATCACCTTCAACCCTGTGGTGCCGAAGGAAGGAGCCAGGCTGGTCATGTCCTGCGAGGCTACCGGCACCCCACGTCCAACCTACATGTTCAGAAAGGTACACTCAAACATTTGTAGCAGTCGGGTGTAGCAGTCGGGTGTAGCTCATTCACCATCTCCTGCTACATTTAGGTTCCCTTTTACCTCACAagtttttgatttctttttgtatttgttCTCTGGAAATCATTGTGAGGGAATCGGGCGATTATGAATATTTTAATATGCTGATATTTGAGGCATTGATGTATGATAGCTTCATTAACACTACTTACACATGAAGGCATTTTGCTCCTTGACAAGGCTTCTCAGTTTGCTAGGTTGatcatgttgttttgcagtACATATTTCACATGTGCAGATGACAGGATGCTGACTCATGAAAGTAGAATAAGAATCGGCAGGAACCTGTGTTTTATAGTGGCAGGCTtgtaactcataactcataactcataacccataacattttattgatccaacaaaggaaattaaattggtcatcagcacatataggtcattaattaataattataaaagaataagagaagaaaattcataaaacccatgataacaacaaaacaaaaatatctgaagtaatatatgtacaactgcaataccctttttacttgcacacatgacacaccgacacaccaacacacatgcatacatacctacatacatacctacatacatacatacatacatacatacatacatacatacatacatacatacatacatacagacatacatacattccatgttaaagtgtagttaagaacatcacagtaagtaTATCATTGTtcggattaacagataagtttttatgtaaatgatgataacaacaatccataattaacgctattgcactaccaaaagaagagaccaaccaaacacataaaaccaatcccagtaatcatcatcagttatcacaggtatcacagtagattagccatcaggtagttagactcaattgggcaaagtatagtgtcaacaccatcacaacagtgctaaagctcattatcacagcactagttatgatcaaaggtcaaacagtcatcaaaccaaattaaatctatcactaagaggtacatttaaaaggcgtcactgatagtctgtggccaggacaatggctcggttgctgttaaaatatctcacagctgcaggaagaaaagaacGCCGAAAACGCTCCGTTCGACACCTAGGCATGAGAAACCGAGCGTTCCGTGTGATGCGGAGATCCATCAGTGCGTCGTGGAGGGGATGCCCTAGGTCGAGCAGAATAGCTCTGGACTTACTGGCAAGCCTTCTTTCAACAAGGACTTCAAGGGTGTCAAGGCTCTGGCCTACAGTAGAACTCGCTTTCTTTATCAGCCTGTTCAGCCTGCCAGTGTCCCTTGCAGTGGCATTCCCTCCCCAACACACTGATGCAAACACCATCACACTGCACACCATACTCTGATAAAACATGTACAGCATCTTGTTACACACATGAAATGATCTCAGCTTGCGCAGGAAAAACAATCTTGACTGCGTCTTCTtaaaaacagcatcaacatgaTTAAACCAGCTTAGCTTGTTATCTAGAACTACACCTAAATACTTGTACTCGCTGACTATCTCAATCGCATCACCTTTGATGACTACGGGATGGACAGTGTCTTTCTTTTTgcaaaaatcaaaaatcatttccttcgtcttgcttgcgtTTAATACTAAAAAGTTGGAATCACACCAAGACACAAAATCATCAATACGTTCTCTATACAAGCTCTCATCACCATCAAGAATACAACCAACCACGGCAGAGTCGTCAGAAAATTTCTGAAGATGGCATGACTCTCCTTgtactttaaaatcagatgTGGTTATTTTGATAAGACAATTTAGAGTGAAGAGAATcattgtcccatgtaaaagtgtGTGGTGGTTTACCAGCTTATTTACATTGTGATGACAGAATAACCAGGATCTGCTGGAGCAGCCCATCACATACGGCAACTACATCATCGAGAAGGTGAGCCGAACAGACGAGGGCATCTACCAGTGTGAGGCCAACAACAAGGGCGGCTCGGAGAGGAGCGACGTCACTCTGGACGTGAAAAGTACGAGCCTTGTCGGCTTTTTGTCACTCTCCATtattccctctgtctgtcttcagCCGTTAGGTGTGCCCGTATGCATGTACATGCATTCATGTACTTAGGATtgctgtgtttgtcatttggaagatgtatgtgtgtacattaTGCATGGAAAGTTGTAGAGGTATTGAAATAATCTGAACCAGGAAGACTGCAACGTTTACATGTCAACTCAAACAGCTCTTTACTGATACCTTCTGTCCCATGTAAGTGATTTGTAAACCGCCACAGATGTGTCCAGGTGTTGACATAGGGTGAGAACACACTTTCACTTGGACTCGAACCAACATCAACAGCCAGGCTGCTTCATGTGCACAGTGGGAAGGTTTGGCTGAATGAGGTTCACAGTGGGAAGGTTTGGCTGAATGAGGTTCACAGTGGGAAGGTTTGGCTGAATGAGCTTCACAGTGGGAAGGTTTGGCTGAATGAGGTTCACAGTGGGAAGGTTTGGCTGAATGAGGTTCACAGTGGAAAGGTTTGGCTGAATGAGGTTCACAGTGGGAAGGTTTGGCTGAATGAGCTTCACAGTGGGAAGGTTTGGCTGAATGAGCTTCACAGTGGGAAGGTTTGGCTGAATGAGCTTCACAGTGGGAAGGTTTGGCTGAATGAGCTTCACAGTGGGAAGGTTTGGCTGAATGAGCTTCACAGTGGGAAGGTTTGGCTGAATGAGCTTCACAGTGGGAAGGTTTGGCTAAATGAGGTTCACAGTGGGAAGGTTTGGCTGAATGAGCTTCACAGTGGGAAGGTTTGGCTGAATGAGGTTCACAGTGGGAAGGTTTGGCTGAATGAGCTTCACAGTGGGAAGGTTTGGCTGAATGAGCTTCACAGTGGGAAGGTTTGGCTGAATGAGCTTCACAGTGGGAATGTTTGGCTGAATGAGCTTCACAGTGGGAAGGTTTGGCTGAATGAGCTTCACAGTGGGAAGGTTTGGCTGAATGAGCTTCACAGTGGGAAGGTTTGGCTGAATGAGGTTCACAGTGGGAAGGTTTGGCTGAATGAGCTTCACAGTGGGAAGGTTTGGCTGAATGAGGTTCACAGTGGGAAGGTTTGGCTGAATGAGCTTCACAGTGGGAAGGTTTGGCTGAATGAGCGTCACAGTGGGAAGGTTTGGCTGAATGAGCTTCACAGTGGGAAGGTTTGGCTGAATGAGCTTCACAGTGGGAAGGTTTGGCTGAATGAGCTTCACAGTGGGAAGGTTTGGCTGAATGAGGTTCACAGTGGGAAGGTTTGGCTGAATGAGGTTCACAGTGGGAAGGTTTGGCTGAATGAGCTTCACAGTGGGAAGGTTTGGCTGAATGAGGTGCACAGTGGGAAGGTTTGGCTGAATGAGGTGCACAGTGGGAAGGTTTGGCTGAATGAGGTTCACAGTGGGAAGGTTTGGCTGAATGAGCTTCACAGTGGGAAGGTTTGGCTGAATGAGGTTCACAGTGGGAAGGTTTGGCTGAATGAGCTTCACAGTGGGAAGGTTTGGCTGAATGAGCTTCACAGTGGGAAGGTTTGGCTGAATGAGGTTCACAGTGGGAAGGTTTGGCTGAATGAGGTTCACAGTGGGAAGGTTTGGCTGAATGAGCTTCACAGTGGGAAGGTTTGGCTGAATGAGGTTCACAGTGGGAAGGTTTGGCTGAATGAGGTTCACAGTGGGAAGGTTTGGCTGAATGAGCTTCACAGTGGGAAGGTTTGGCTGAATGAGGTTCACAGTGGGAAGGTTTGGCTGAATGAGGTTCACAGTGGGAAGGTTTGGCTGAATGAGCTTCACAGTGGGAAGGTTTGGCTGAATGAGGTGCACAGTGGGAAGGTTTGGCTGAATGAGGTGCACAGTGGGAAGGTTTGGCTGAATGAGGTTCACAGTGGGAAGGTTTGGCTGAATGAGCTTCACAGTGGGAAGGTTTGGCTGAATGAGGTTCACAGTGGGAAGGTTTGGCTGAATGAGCTTCACAGTGGGAAGGTTTGGCTGAATGAGGTTCACAGTGGGAAGGTTTGGCTGAATGAGCTTCACAGTGGGAAGGTTTGGCTGAATGAGGTTCACAGTGGGAAGGTTTGGCTGAATGAGGTGCACAGTGGGAAGGTTTGGCTGAATGAGGTTCACAGTGGGAAGGTTTGGCTGAATGAGGTTCACAGTGGGAAGGTTTAGCTGTGTGAGGTTCACAGTGGGAAGGTTTGGCTGAATGAGGTTCACAGTGGGAAGGTTTGGCTGAATGAGGTTCACAGTTTGAAGGTTTGGCTGAATGAGGTTCACAGTGGGAAGGTTTGGCTGAATGAGGTTCACAGTGGGAAGGTTTGGCTTAATGAGGTTCACAGTGGGAAGGTTTGGCTGAATGAGGTTCACAGTGGGAAGGTTTGGCTAAATGAGGTTCACAGTGGGAAGGTTTGGCTGAATGAGCTTCACAGTGGGAAGGTTTGGCTGAATGAGGTTCACAGTGGGAAGGTTTGGCTGAATGAGCTTCACAGTGGGAAGGTTTGGCTGAATGAGCTTCACAGTGGGAAGGTTTGGCTGAATGAGGTTCACAGTGGGAAGGTTTGGCTGAATGAGGTTCACAGTGGGAAGGTTTGGCTGAATGAGGTTCACAGTGGGAAGGTTTGGCTGAATGAGGTTCACAGTGGGAAGGTTTGGCTGAATGAGCTTCACAGTGGGAAGGTTTGGCTGAATGAGGTGCACAGTGGGAAGGTTTGGCTGAATGAGGTGCACAGTGGGAAGGTTTGGCTGAATGAGGTTCACAGTGGGAAGGTTTGGCTGAATGAGCTTCACAGTGGGAAGGTTTGGCTGAATGAGGTTCACAGTGGGAAGGTTTGGCTGAATGAGCTTCACAGTGGGAAGGTTTGGCTGAATGAGGTTCACAGTGGGAAGGTTTGGCTGAATGAGGTTCACAGTGGGAAGGTTTGGCTGAATGAGGTTCACAGTGGGAAGGTTTGGCTGAATGAGGTGCACAGTGGGAAGGTTTGGCTGAATGAGGTTCACAGTGGGAAGGTTTGGCTGAATGAGGTTCACAGTGGGAAGGTTTAGCTGTATGAGGTTCACAGTGGGAAGGTTTGGCTGAATGAGGTTCACAGTGGGAAGGTTTGGCTGAATGAGGTTCACAGTTTGAAGGTTTGGCTGAATGAGGTTCACAGTGGGAAGGTTTGGCTGAATGAGGTTCACAGTGGGAAGGTTTGGCTTAATGAGGTTCACAGTGGGAAGGTTTGGCTGAATGAGGTTCACAGTGGGAAGATTTGGCTGAATGAGGTTCACAGTGGGAAGGTTTTGCTGAATGAGGTTCACAGTGTAAAGGTTTGGCTGAATGAGGTTCACAGTGGGAAGGTTTGGCTGAATGAGGTTCACAGTGGGAAGGTTTGGCTGAATGAGGTTCACAGTGGGAAGGTTTGGCTGAATGAGGTTCACAGTGGGAAGGTTTGGCTGAATGAGGTTCACAATGGGAAGGGTTGGCTAAATGAGGTTCACAGTGAAATTTTGTAAATCAtgtaatattaattgggaaaatgtgtattagtatttttagaaagacaacTTGTCAGGGATCAATGTTCGTAATTTTCgagtttcaaatattaagtagaaaatttgatttgtaaatataaggaatatttccattgtaaagagaaaatgtccatgtctcgtgagtgtaatatacctctatgttaaaaaaagaagaaaaaagaccaatgaagaaggatgctcaccgcctatttacaagaaaaaaagaaagaaaaaaaaagaaaaaaaaaaaggaaagaacaaaagagagaagaaaacaag
This region of Littorina saxatilis isolate snail1 linkage group LG8, US_GU_Lsax_2.0, whole genome shotgun sequence genomic DNA includes:
- the LOC138974282 gene encoding uncharacterized protein codes for the protein MRFTVGSGKVWLNEVHSGKVWLNEVHSGKVWLNEVHSGKVHSGKVWLNEVHSLKVWLNEVHSGKVWLNEVHSGKVWLNEVHSGKVWLNEVHSGKVWLNEVHSGKVWLNELHSGKVWLNEVHSGKVWLNELHSGKVWLNELHSGKVWLNEVHSGKVWLNEVHSGKVWLNEVHSGKVWLNEVHSGKVWLNELHSGKVWLNEVHSGKVWLNEVHSGKVWLNEVHSGKVWLNELHSGKVWLNEVHSGKVWLNELHSGKVWLNEVHSGKVWLNEVHSGKVWLNEVHSGKVWLNEVHSGKVWLNEVHSGKVWLNEVHSGKV